From the Desulfovibrio sp. JY genome, one window contains:
- a CDS encoding class I SAM-dependent methyltransferase yields the protein MEVNWPERFYCRSFVRKIAQWREVNYFRATRAIPAGAKVLEIGCGDGGGAGIFARLFKPGLYHGLDVDPAMVKVAAGRRVHSDLGRFALFVQGDAERLPYRDGAFDAVVNFGIIHHLPDWRRGLAEVGRVLRPGGTFYFEEIYPPLYANPLFRIMLAHPRVDRFHGPEFRAVMDGQGLSLQPGYHESSLYILGVAVKNPRP from the coding sequence ATGGAGGTCAACTGGCCGGAGCGGTTTTACTGTCGCAGCTTCGTGCGCAAGATCGCCCAGTGGCGCGAAGTCAATTATTTCCGGGCCACGCGGGCCATTCCCGCCGGGGCGAAAGTGCTCGAGATCGGCTGCGGCGACGGCGGCGGGGCGGGAATCTTCGCCCGCCTGTTCAAACCGGGCCTCTACCACGGCCTCGACGTGGACCCGGCCATGGTCAAGGTGGCGGCCGGCCGGCGCGTACACAGCGACCTGGGCCGCTTTGCCCTGTTCGTCCAGGGCGACGCCGAGCGCCTGCCCTACCGCGACGGGGCCTTCGACGCGGTGGTCAACTTCGGCATCATCCACCACCTGCCCGATTGGCGGCGCGGCCTGGCCGAGGTCGGCCGGGTGCTGCGGCCGGGCGGGACGTTTTACTTCGAGGAAATCTATCCGCCGCTCTACGCCAATCCGCTTTTCCGCATTATGCTGGCCCACCCTCGTGTGGACCGTTTCCATGGCCCCGAATTCCGGGCGGTCATGGACGGGCAAGGCCTGTCCCTCCAGCCGGGGTACCACGAATCGTCGCTTTACATCCTCGGCGTCGCCGTCAAAAATCCGCGCCCCTGA